AGGAAATAAATGATCTTATGTAGTAATGATTCTACTATATTCGATGTCATTGTTTAATCTTACAACTTTTATAATCTTTTGTAAATTTCCAATTATAATAATGAGCTATTATCAAAAAGCCAGTTCCTAAGAAATGTAATGTCTTTTCTACTAAATGATTTTCTATTAAAAACCCAATACTAAAAAGAGCTAATGTTATTATAAACAGAAAAGATGGTAATGATTTACCGTGGTATTTTTTGTACCCATTATACATTGCAAACATTGCAATCATCATGCTGATTCCTATTAAAAAAAACTCATAGAATTCGTCAGTTAAAAAAACAAGCCCCATCAAAGGGAAAAGAGTTATACATATAGGTAAAAGTATACAATGAAGCATACACAAAAATGATGTAGAAAACCCTATGAAATCCCAATTTACACGTATTGTTTTATGTATCATAATAATATAAAATTGATCAATTGTTATAGATCTTATCCCTGTTTTTTTTAGAATAACAGTCGCTTAATTCTTCACTATTGTTATCTCTAACATGAAATATTTTTTATCATAACTAAAGAGGTTGGTACAATAGCAATCAGATTTTTTTTTGTAATTTTCAATATTGAATCACGTTAAAGCAACAGTGTTGCAATAATACAAAAAATATAGTTTTCAATTATGCTTTAAGGATGAAAAAAACAAGAAATACGCAAAAACAAGATTTCGTTATTGATATACTTACAAAT
This region of Aquimarina spinulae genomic DNA includes:
- a CDS encoding MerC domain-containing protein, which gives rise to MIHKTIRVNWDFIGFSTSFLCMLHCILLPICITLFPLMGLVFLTDEFYEFFLIGISMMIAMFAMYNGYKKYHGKSLPSFLFIITLALFSIGFLIENHLVEKTLHFLGTGFLIIAHYYNWKFTKDYKSCKIKQ